The genomic interval CACTTTTTACCACAATCTACCACAAAAAAGTTATCAACATAAATCAGGTCCCACATTCTACCACCATACATGCAAAAAGAGGCTGTATCATTGATAAAAAAAATGATCAGCCTTTTTTATGTGTTTAGTATTTTATAACTACTCCATTTTGGAGTTTTGGGATTTGTACTGGTTATTTCGACTAATAACAGCAAAAAGTGCCTTTCTTAGGCTGCTTTTTTCCTTAAGTTCTGTGCGATAGCTAATAAACCCCATTCTATCTCCACTTTCTCTTTGCCCCGGAGCATGAAGCGGCGGAATCCGTGATTCTGTTTAATATTTGCAAAGACCGGTTCAACATCGAAGCATCGCTTTTTTCGATGTCTTATTCCTTCTTCAGTATTTAACAGTTCATGAGCCTTTTGTTTTAACCTTTTCAGGTTAACATTTATCTCCATGATGCGGTTGGTTTTTGATTTATGGCAAATGCCGTTTAAAGGACATTTACTGCAGTTTTTAGCCTGGTAGTTTCTGTAGATCTGCTTGAATCCGGTAGTTGTTTTTTTAGTGGTGTCACCGATGTAATGCATCTGCTGTCCCATCGGGCAGATATAAACGTCCAGCTGATTATTGTAAAACAACTTATCTGCGGCAAAAGGGTATTTTTTGTTATAGGTATCATTTTGGCCCTTGTCAAACAGATTGTATTTCACATAAGCTTCCATTTGCTTTCCTTCAAGCAGCGTATAGTTCTCTTCTGAGCCGTATCCTGCATCTGCAGTAAGGGTTTTGGGTACTTTGCCAAAGCTACTTTCATGCTGCTCCAGATGAGTTTTTAAAGTGGTGGTATCCGTTGGATTTGGGTGGATGGTGTAATTTACAATGAACTGGTTAGAAGTCGATATCTGAATATTATATGCCGGTTTGAGCTGACCATTTAACATGTGATCCTCCTTCATTCTCATAAATGTAGCATCAGTATCGGTTTTGCTATAGCTGTTTCTTTCTCCAAGAATAACCTCCTGCTGCTCATATTTATCAATATTTACAGGAAAGTTCTGGTTAATGTACCTGAGCTTTGCTTTTACCTTTTTATCAACCTGATCATTGTCTGCCAGAACTTTATTGAGCTTTTCAACAGTAGCCTTAACACTTTCCTTATTGATCGTGGTCGCAGTGGGTGGCTCAGGCATCATATCCTCATCGGCTGCAACACTTTGTGCGTAATTCCAGATCTCGTCCAATTGCTTTTTCATCTTTTCCTTGTTGGTCTGGATTGATTTCTTCCAGACAAAAGTGTACTTATTGGCATTAGCTTCAATCTTGGTCCCATCGGTATAAACCTGGTCAATACTCAGCAGCTCTTCTTTGGCCAGCAGCTTAACAACTTCTTCAAAAACACTGCGAAGTGCATGTTTAAGGCGTACCCCACGAAAACGGTTGATCGTATTGTGGTCAGGCTTATTCATCGCGCTCAGCCACATAAAAGGAACTCTTTCCCTGCAGGCTTCAGCTAACTTACGACTGGAATAAATATTGGTGAGATATCCATAAACCAATACTTTTAAAAGCATAAGCGGGTGATAATTAGAGCCACCACGTACGTGATAGGCTTTTAGAAGTGGTTCAACATTGATTGCATTGATCACATCATTGACGATTCTTACGGTATGGTCTGTAGGGATTAGATCATCAAGATTAGGCGGGAGCGCCATGAGCTGATCCTGGTGGTAGGGTCTGAAAATAGGTTTTCTTACTGACATATTCTACTAATGTTTGCAGCTTAAATATATGAAAATCAAGTTGTTAAATCAAATATCAGCAGAAATATTTTGCCCTAAATTACTTAAGATCAGGAAGAAAGAAGTCCTTTAAAACGAAGAAGAGCCTGAATCATGATTTATGATACAGGCTCTTCAAAAAGGATCATGATCCTGTGGAAATTTTACTGGATTTAACCTTATCCGTTAATAGCCTTAACACCAGGCAGTTCTTTACCTTCCATGTATTCAAGCAATGCACCACCACCGGTAGAAACATAACTTACTTCATCTTCCAGGTTGAATTTAGCTATCGCAGCAGCAGAGTCACCACCACCAATTAAAGAAAATGCACCATTTTCTTTTGTGGCCGCTACAACAGCGTTCGCAACTGCACGCGTACCCTGCTCAAAATTAGCCATTTCAAAAACACCCATCGGACCATTCCATAATAACGTTTTTGATTTCTTAATGACTTCAGAAAAAAGCTCAACAGACTTAGGACCAATATCTAATCCCATCCAGTCTGCCGGGATATGACCTGCATCAACATTTTTCTTTTCAGCGTTATTGTCAAATTTATCAGCGATAACAGTATCCAGTGGTAAAATGATATTTACACCTTTTGCTTTCGCTTTTTCCAGCAATTGCAAACAAAGCTCCATACGATCTGCTTCCAATAAAGAAGTACCGATTTCACCACCTTGTGCTTTACTGAAAGTATAAGCCATACCACCACCAATAATCAGGTTATCTACTTTTTCAAGTAAGCTCTCGATCAAAAGGATTTTGTCTGATACTTTCGCGCCACCCATAATCGCAGTGAAAGGTTTCTCTGCATTGTGGTTGATTTTTTCTGCATTTTTCAGCTCTTCAGCCATCAGATAACCAAAGTATTTTTCTGTTGGAAAAAACTCAGCAATAATTGAAGTAGAAGCATGCGCACGGTGAGCTGTACCAAAAGCATCATTTACATATACATCACCTAACTTTGCAAGCTTAGCTGCAAAATCTTTATCTCCTTTTTCTTCTTCTTTGTAAAAACGAAGGTTTTCTAATAATAAAACCTGTCCCGGAACAAGGTTTCTTGCTGCCTCAACAGCAGAAGTACCAATACAATCATCAGCAAATTTAACTTCAAGATCAAGCATTCTTGATAAATCACCTAAAATATGTTTCAGCGAAAATTGATTTTCAGGACCTCCTTTTGGACGGCCTAAGTGTGACATTAAAATCACAGCGCCACCATCATTCAAAATTTTAGTGATCGTTGGTAATGCAGCACGCATTCTTTTGTCGTCTGTAATATTGAAATCCTTATCTAAAGGCACGTTAAAATCTACCCTTACTAAAGCTTTCTTATCCTTGAAATCACATTGGTCAATTGTTTTCATCTTGTATCTAATTTTTAGGTGTTAAAAAAAGTCATGTGCATCATCTACGATGAATCACAACTTTAACGTTATAAATTTATTTTCTGGCTATTTGGCTAAACCTATCAAAATGCGGGCCGGCTCCTGAAATTCAGCATTCCTCAGAAATGACTTCAAACCCTGATCTGCTGTAAAACCTACAGCAAGAGTCCTTGCATTACACCAAATATAAGAAGCATGAACCGATCTAAGCTCATTGATTGCAAAAAATTATTCTAATTATGATTTTCTGAGATTTTAAGTACCAGGTCTGCCAGTCTTGCGGAATAACCAGACTCATTATCATACCATCCTACTACTTTAACCAGGTCACCAACGATAGAGGTAAGTTGCGCATCAAAAATACAAGAGTGCTGATTATCCAGAATATCTACTGAAACAATCGGATCTTCCGTATACTCCAGTACAGTTTTCATTTCATTTTCAGC from Pedobacter sp. WC2423 carries:
- a CDS encoding IS1182 family transposase, giving the protein MSVRKPIFRPYHQDQLMALPPNLDDLIPTDHTVRIVNDVINAINVEPLLKAYHVRGGSNYHPLMLLKVLVYGYLTNIYSSRKLAEACRERVPFMWLSAMNKPDHNTINRFRGVRLKHALRSVFEEVVKLLAKEELLSIDQVYTDGTKIEANANKYTFVWKKSIQTNKEKMKKQLDEIWNYAQSVAADEDMMPEPPTATTINKESVKATVEKLNKVLADNDQVDKKVKAKLRYINQNFPVNIDKYEQQEVILGERNSYSKTDTDATFMRMKEDHMLNGQLKPAYNIQISTSNQFIVNYTIHPNPTDTTTLKTHLEQHESSFGKVPKTLTADAGYGSEENYTLLEGKQMEAYVKYNLFDKGQNDTYNKKYPFAADKLFYNNQLDVYICPMGQQMHYIGDTTKKTTTGFKQIYRNYQAKNCSKCPLNGICHKSKTNRIMEINVNLKRLKQKAHELLNTEEGIRHRKKRCFDVEPVFANIKQNHGFRRFMLRGKEKVEIEWGLLAIAQNLRKKAA
- the pgk gene encoding phosphoglycerate kinase encodes the protein MKTIDQCDFKDKKALVRVDFNVPLDKDFNITDDKRMRAALPTITKILNDGGAVILMSHLGRPKGGPENQFSLKHILGDLSRMLDLEVKFADDCIGTSAVEAARNLVPGQVLLLENLRFYKEEEKGDKDFAAKLAKLGDVYVNDAFGTAHRAHASTSIIAEFFPTEKYFGYLMAEELKNAEKINHNAEKPFTAIMGGAKVSDKILLIESLLEKVDNLIIGGGMAYTFSKAQGGEIGTSLLEADRMELCLQLLEKAKAKGVNIILPLDTVIADKFDNNAEKKNVDAGHIPADWMGLDIGPKSVELFSEVIKKSKTLLWNGPMGVFEMANFEQGTRAVANAVVAATKENGAFSLIGGGDSAAAIAKFNLEDEVSYVSTGGGALLEYMEGKELPGVKAING